In Synechococcus sp. A18-25c, a single window of DNA contains:
- the rpsS gene encoding 30S ribosomal protein S19, which yields MGRSLKKGPFIADSLLRKVEKQNAADDKSVIKTWSRASTILPMMIGHTIAVHNGRTHVPVFVTEQMVGHKLGEFAPTRTFKGHIKDKKGGR from the coding sequence ATGGGACGTTCACTTAAAAAAGGCCCTTTCATCGCTGACAGCCTGCTTCGCAAGGTTGAAAAGCAAAATGCAGCCGACGACAAGTCGGTGATCAAAACGTGGTCCAGGGCCTCCACGATCCTGCCGATGATGATCGGCCACACCATCGCCGTTCACAACGGACGCACCCACGTGCCCGTGTTCGTGACCGAGCAGATGGTGGGTCACAAACTGGGCGAATTCGCGCCCACCCGCACCTTCAAGGGCCACATCAAAGACAAAAAAGGAGGCCGCTGA
- the rplB gene encoding 50S ribosomal protein L2, with protein sequence MAIRTFRPYTPGTRTRVVTDFSEVTGRKPERSLVVAKHRRKGRNNRGVITCRHRGGGHKRQYRIVDFRRNKHGVPAKVAAIHYDPHRNARLALLFYADGEKRYILAPAGVAVGQTVVSGPEAPIEVGNAMPLSSVPLGSSVHCVELYAGRGGQMVRTAGASAQVMAKEGDYVALKLPSTEVRLVRRECYATLGEVGNSEIRNTSLGKAGRRRWLGRRPQVRGSVMNPCDHPHGGGEGRAPIGRSGPVTPWGKPALGLKTRKRNKPSNKFVLRKRRKTSKRSRGGRDS encoded by the coding sequence ATGGCAATCCGTACCTTCCGCCCCTACACCCCCGGAACCCGCACCCGGGTGGTCACCGACTTCAGTGAAGTCACCGGCCGCAAGCCGGAACGTTCCCTCGTGGTGGCCAAGCACCGCCGCAAAGGGCGTAACAACCGCGGCGTGATCACCTGCCGCCATCGTGGTGGCGGTCACAAGCGGCAATACCGCATCGTCGATTTCCGGCGCAACAAGCACGGCGTCCCCGCCAAGGTGGCAGCCATTCACTACGACCCGCATCGCAATGCGCGTCTGGCCCTGCTCTTCTACGCCGATGGCGAGAAGCGCTACATCCTTGCTCCTGCAGGAGTGGCCGTTGGTCAAACCGTAGTGTCCGGTCCTGAAGCACCGATCGAAGTTGGCAATGCAATGCCGCTCTCGTCCGTGCCTCTCGGTTCCAGCGTTCATTGCGTCGAGCTGTATGCCGGACGCGGTGGACAAATGGTGCGAACGGCAGGCGCCAGCGCTCAGGTGATGGCAAAAGAGGGTGATTACGTCGCTCTCAAGCTGCCCTCAACCGAGGTACGCCTCGTTCGTCGTGAGTGCTACGCCACGCTCGGCGAGGTCGGCAACTCAGAGATCCGCAACACCAGCCTGGGCAAAGCGGGTCGACGTCGTTGGCTCGGCCGCCGTCCTCAGGTGCGAGGCAGCGTGATGAACCCCTGCGATCACCCCCATGGTGGTGGTGAGGGTCGGGCACCCATCGGCCGATCTGGCCCGGTGACCCCCTGGGGCAAACCTGCCTTGGGTCTGAAGACCCGCAAGCGCAACAAGCCGAGCAACAAGTTCGTCCTCCGGAAGCGTCGCAAGACGTCCAAGCGGAGCAGAGGCGGACGCGACTCCTGA
- a CDS encoding 50S ribosomal protein L23 has protein sequence MTERFTARLADVIRRPLITEKATRALEQNQYTFEVDPRAAKPDIKAAVEQLFDVKVIGVSTMNPPRRSRRVGRFAGKRAQVKKAVVRLAEGNSIQLFPES, from the coding sequence ATGACTGAGCGCTTCACCGCACGCCTCGCGGATGTGATCCGCAGGCCTCTGATCACAGAAAAAGCCACCCGTGCACTGGAACAGAACCAGTACACGTTCGAGGTGGACCCTCGGGCCGCCAAGCCTGACATCAAAGCGGCTGTCGAACAGCTGTTCGACGTCAAGGTCATCGGCGTTAGCACCATGAATCCTCCCCGCCGCAGTCGCCGGGTCGGCCGTTTCGCCGGCAAGCGTGCTCAGGTGAAGAAGGCCGTGGTGCGCCTAGCCGAGGGCAACTCCATCCAACTCTTCCCTGAGTCCTGA
- the rplD gene encoding 50S ribosomal protein L4: MANCVVRDWQGKEAGKASLDLKVAKESTALDLMHRAVLRQQAHSRQGTASTLTRSEVRGGGRKPYKQKGTGRARQGSIRTPLRPGGGIVFGPKPRSYNLAMNRKERRLALRTALMARLDDVTVVKDFGTSLEAPKTREVLDALGRLGIAADAKVLIVLTSPSEAVRRSVRNLEKVKLIAADQLNVFDLLHANALVLGEEALATIQEVYGDD, encoded by the coding sequence ATGGCCAATTGTGTTGTTCGTGATTGGCAGGGAAAGGAAGCGGGCAAAGCTTCCCTGGACCTGAAGGTGGCCAAAGAATCCACCGCCCTCGACCTGATGCATCGCGCTGTTCTGCGTCAGCAGGCTCACAGCCGTCAGGGCACTGCCAGCACCCTCACCCGCTCGGAAGTGCGCGGTGGCGGTCGCAAGCCCTACAAGCAGAAGGGCACCGGCCGCGCTCGTCAGGGTTCGATCCGCACCCCCTTGCGTCCCGGTGGCGGCATCGTGTTCGGTCCGAAACCCCGCAGCTACAACCTTGCGATGAATCGCAAGGAGCGTCGTCTGGCCCTGCGCACAGCGCTGATGGCTCGCCTGGATGACGTCACCGTGGTGAAGGATTTCGGCACGTCCCTCGAAGCCCCCAAGACTCGCGAAGTCCTCGACGCATTGGGTCGCCTGGGCATTGCGGCTGACGCCAAGGTGCTGATCGTTCTCACATCACCGTCTGAAGCGGTTCGCCGCTCTGTGCGCAACCTTGAGAAGGTGAAACTGATCGCTGCTGATCAGCTCAACGTCTTCGATCTGCTCCACGCCAACGCACTGGTGCTTGGCGAAGAGGCACTTGCAACCATCCAGGAGGTTTACGGAGATGACTGA
- the rplC gene encoding 50S ribosomal protein L3: protein MSIGILGKKLGMSQFFDEQGKAVPVTLIEAGPCRITQLKTTETDGYEAVQIGFGETRDKLVNKPAKGHLAKSGDGVLRHLREYRVDDLSGLELGGAITVGDFEAGQKVDVSGDTMGRGFAGYQKRHGFSRGPMTHGSKNHREPGSTGAGTTPGRIYPGKRMAGRYGGKKTTTRALTILKVDSDRNLLVVKGSVPGKPGSLLNIRPANRVGAKPAKGGK, encoded by the coding sequence ATGTCCATCGGCATCCTTGGGAAGAAGCTGGGTATGTCCCAGTTCTTCGATGAGCAAGGCAAAGCCGTCCCGGTCACCTTGATCGAGGCGGGCCCTTGCCGGATCACCCAACTCAAGACAACAGAAACTGACGGCTATGAGGCCGTCCAGATCGGCTTTGGCGAAACGCGCGACAAGCTGGTCAACAAGCCCGCTAAGGGTCACCTCGCCAAGTCAGGTGATGGGGTGCTCCGTCATTTGCGTGAGTACCGCGTCGACGACCTGAGTGGTCTCGAGCTGGGTGGCGCCATCACCGTTGGTGATTTCGAAGCCGGCCAGAAGGTTGACGTCAGTGGCGACACCATGGGCCGAGGCTTCGCTGGTTATCAGAAGCGCCACGGTTTCAGCCGTGGCCCGATGACGCACGGTTCAAAGAACCACCGCGAACCTGGTTCGACCGGTGCAGGCACCACGCCTGGACGGATCTATCCCGGCAAGCGGATGGCAGGCCGCTACGGCGGAAAGAAGACCACCACACGCGCTCTGACCATCCTCAAAGTGGACAGTGATCGCAATCTGCTCGTGGTCAAAGGCTCTGTGCCCGGCAAGCCCGGCTCACTGCTGAACATCCGTCCCGCCAATCGCGTGGGTGCCAAGCCCGCCAAAGGAGGTAAGTGA
- a CDS encoding NAD(P)H-quinone oxidoreductase subunit N, whose product MPLLLSGRGFRRELESAGVMAVHAPLEGGAETRLLRRLRAAGYRTQITSARGLGDPEVFLLQKHGIRPPHLGHQSVGRGAAVGEVQEVIPQLGEVLLGDKPVVLWLLEGQVLSRSELLSLCDLCRREPRLKIVVEMGGARSLRWQPLSQLLGV is encoded by the coding sequence ATGCCGTTGTTGCTTTCAGGTCGGGGCTTCCGCCGTGAACTGGAGTCGGCTGGAGTGATGGCGGTTCATGCCCCCCTTGAGGGCGGTGCGGAGACACGACTGCTGCGACGCCTTCGTGCCGCCGGTTATCGCACGCAGATCACCTCCGCTCGAGGCCTTGGTGATCCTGAGGTCTTCCTCCTCCAGAAGCACGGCATCCGACCGCCCCATCTTGGTCATCAGAGCGTTGGCCGAGGTGCCGCCGTCGGGGAAGTTCAAGAGGTGATCCCTCAGCTCGGCGAAGTGTTGCTCGGGGACAAGCCTGTAGTTCTCTGGTTGTTGGAGGGTCAGGTGCTGTCGCGTTCGGAGCTGCTGTCGCTGTGCGATCTCTGTCGCCGTGAGCCTCGTTTAAAGATTGTGGTGGAGATGGGTGGGGCCAGAAGTCTTCGTTGGCAACCTCTGAGTCAGCTTCTCGGGGTCTGA
- a CDS encoding LdpA C-terminal domain-containing domain: MTTSGTCLSGDDALAQGRWVKLICGASNQDLASIADLCALYAVAGVHCVDVAADVAVVRAARLGLQWALERTGHRPWLMVSVSDGADAHFRKAAFDPSLCPLDCPRPCEAVCPADAIDANTGVVRNRCYGCGRCLPACPLGLIGTSDHRVGLQDLGSVLEQLRPDALEIHTAPGRLDDFQRTVDQVVAASIPLRRLAVSCGLEGHGLKPDDLIRELWGRHQVLRRLALKPLWQLDGRPMSGDVGLGTARAALRLWQQVRTSAPPGPLQLAGGTNAATLALLDGLGIPRSHGPAGIAFGGRARALVQPLLQEAEVRRCSLRDWPEGWSKALKLARSLVDPWLARGLTPQQQPESC; this comes from the coding sequence TTGACAACCAGCGGTACCTGCCTTTCTGGTGATGACGCTCTGGCGCAGGGGCGATGGGTCAAGTTGATTTGCGGCGCCAGCAATCAAGACCTGGCTTCCATTGCCGATCTCTGTGCCCTCTATGCCGTTGCAGGTGTCCACTGTGTAGATGTGGCGGCAGATGTTGCCGTGGTGCGAGCGGCGCGCCTCGGTCTCCAATGGGCTTTGGAGCGCACCGGCCACCGTCCATGGTTGATGGTCAGCGTCAGTGATGGTGCTGATGCCCATTTCCGTAAAGCTGCGTTTGACCCTTCTCTCTGTCCTTTGGATTGCCCGAGGCCCTGCGAGGCGGTGTGTCCTGCGGACGCCATTGATGCGAACACGGGAGTGGTTCGGAATCGTTGCTATGGCTGCGGGCGCTGTCTCCCCGCCTGCCCGCTCGGGCTGATCGGCACCTCGGATCATCGCGTCGGTCTTCAGGACCTTGGGTCCGTGTTGGAGCAGTTGCGTCCGGATGCCTTGGAGATCCACACCGCTCCTGGGCGTTTGGATGACTTTCAACGCACGGTGGATCAAGTCGTCGCTGCTTCGATTCCGTTGCGACGGCTCGCTGTGAGTTGTGGACTCGAGGGGCATGGCTTGAAACCCGACGACTTGATTCGAGAGCTTTGGGGGCGCCATCAGGTTCTGCGACGGTTGGCTTTGAAACCCCTCTGGCAACTGGATGGGCGCCCGATGAGCGGTGATGTCGGCCTCGGTACTGCGAGGGCTGCTCTGCGGCTTTGGCAACAGGTGCGCACCAGCGCGCCGCCAGGGCCTCTTCAGCTTGCGGGAGGAACCAATGCAGCCACACTCGCGTTGTTGGATGGTCTTGGCATTCCGCGCAGCCATGGTCCTGCCGGCATTGCTTTTGGTGGCCGGGCACGTGCACTGGTGCAGCCTCTTCTGCAGGAGGCAGAGGTGCGTCGATGCAGTCTCCGTGACTGGCCTGAGGGATGGTCCAAGGCTCTCAAGCTGGCCCGCAGCCTGGTGGATCCCTGGCTGGCCCGTGGCTTGACACCTCAGCAGCAGCCTGAGTCCTGCTAG
- a CDS encoding AAA family ATPase, which yields MSTERITDDLKRLLELLPAMVQDALEPEERRDQLLEVVLDLGRVPEARYPGRSIELGSRCLERQDLEEVVNRVGQFGADNRAGIERTLHRISAMRNRRGEVIGLTCRVGRAVFGTVAMVRDLLDTGRSLLLMGRPGVGKTTALREIARVLADDLQKRVVVIDTSNEIAGDGDIPHPAIGRARRMQVARPELQHQVMIEAVENHMPEVIVIDEIGTELEAQAARTIAERGVMLVATAHGNALANLIKNPTLCDLIGGIESVTLGDEEARRRRTQKTVLERAAEPTFPLAVEMHSRDRWAVHEDVGRTVDLLLRGQNPRPQQRELLENGQVRLVVSDPSELRPPQRRPALAVVPMPDPRQGRNSTGRAGESPAVEGAAQPTARDAVATEPPTKMAADLQVLCCGLSRQRLEEAVRCHRWPVLAVDDLADADVLLSVRQGLGRQPALRRQAREAGVPILVIKSDSLAQVERALERLLSRRLSATSDQDPASAAASSDHGDALAALEECRLAVEQIVMPEGRPVELLPRSEAVLQMQADLVSRYSLSSDVYGPSDQRRLRVFPP from the coding sequence ATGAGCACCGAGCGAATTACCGATGACCTGAAGCGCCTGCTGGAGCTGTTGCCAGCCATGGTGCAGGACGCGCTTGAACCTGAGGAGCGGCGCGATCAGCTCCTCGAGGTGGTGCTGGATCTGGGCCGGGTTCCTGAGGCGCGTTATCCCGGACGCTCGATTGAGCTGGGCAGCCGTTGTCTTGAGCGTCAGGATCTGGAGGAGGTGGTGAATCGTGTCGGTCAGTTCGGTGCCGATAACCGTGCTGGCATTGAGAGAACCCTGCATCGCATCAGTGCGATGCGCAATCGCCGTGGTGAGGTGATCGGCCTCACCTGCAGGGTTGGTCGTGCTGTGTTCGGCACGGTTGCCATGGTCCGGGATCTGTTGGACACCGGACGTTCGCTTTTGCTGATGGGTCGCCCGGGGGTAGGCAAGACCACGGCATTACGCGAAATCGCAAGGGTGCTTGCGGATGACCTGCAGAAACGCGTGGTGGTGATCGACACCAGCAATGAGATCGCCGGCGATGGTGATATTCCGCATCCCGCCATCGGCCGCGCACGCCGGATGCAGGTGGCCAGACCCGAGCTTCAACATCAGGTGATGATCGAAGCGGTGGAAAACCACATGCCTGAGGTCATCGTCATTGATGAAATCGGCACGGAACTGGAAGCCCAAGCAGCCCGCACCATCGCTGAGCGCGGCGTGATGTTGGTGGCCACAGCCCATGGCAATGCGCTCGCCAATTTGATCAAGAACCCAACGCTTTGCGATTTGATCGGGGGAATTGAGTCCGTGACGCTTGGTGATGAGGAGGCCCGGCGCCGTCGGACTCAGAAGACTGTGCTTGAGCGAGCCGCAGAGCCGACCTTCCCTCTGGCGGTGGAGATGCACAGTCGTGACCGCTGGGCTGTGCATGAGGACGTGGGACGCACGGTGGATTTGCTGTTGCGTGGCCAGAATCCCAGGCCTCAGCAGCGTGAACTCCTTGAGAACGGCCAAGTGCGCTTGGTGGTGTCTGATCCGTCCGAGCTCCGGCCGCCGCAGCGCCGTCCAGCCCTCGCTGTGGTTCCAATGCCCGACCCCAGGCAAGGTCGCAACAGCACCGGTCGCGCAGGTGAATCGCCTGCAGTTGAAGGTGCCGCTCAGCCAACGGCCCGCGACGCTGTTGCGACTGAGCCCCCAACCAAGATGGCCGCTGACCTGCAGGTGCTCTGCTGTGGGCTCAGTCGACAGCGCCTCGAGGAAGCTGTGCGCTGCCATCGATGGCCCGTGCTGGCGGTGGACGATCTGGCCGATGCAGACGTGCTCCTCAGCGTCCGACAGGGGCTCGGTCGTCAGCCCGCCCTGCGGCGTCAGGCTCGAGAGGCCGGTGTGCCGATCTTGGTGATTAAGTCGGATTCGCTCGCCCAGGTGGAACGGGCTCTGGAGCGTTTGCTCAGTCGTCGGCTCAGCGCCACCTCCGATCAAGATCCTGCATCCGCAGCCGCCTCATCGGATCACGGTGATGCCTTGGCGGCGCTTGAGGAATGCCGTCTGGCGGTTGAGCAGATTGTGATGCCGGAGGGACGACCTGTGGAGTTGCTCCCACGCAGCGAAGCCGTCTTGCAGATGCAGGCAGACCTGGTGTCTCGCTACAGCTTGAGCAGTGATGTTTATGGTCCTTCGGATCAGCGCAGGCTCAGGGTTTTTCCCCCCTGA